The following are encoded together in the Citrobacter arsenatis genome:
- the glnE gene encoding bifunctional [glutamate--ammonia ligase]-adenylyl-L-tyrosine phosphorylase/[glutamate--ammonia-ligase] adenylyltransferase: protein MKQLSSPLQQYWPTVVERLPAVISESSLSVQAKSVLTFSDFVRDSIIAHPEWLVELESAPPQADEWQHYAPWLQQALTDVSDENTLMRELRLFRRRIMVRIAWAQTLSLMTEECILQQLSHLAETLIVAARDWLYAVCCREWGTPCNPEGIAQPLLILGMGKLGGGELNFSSDIDLIFAWPEHGSTQGGRRELDNAQFFTRMGQRLIKVLDQPTMDGFVYRVDMRLRPFGDSGPLVLSFSALEDYYQEQGRDWERYAMVKARIMGDSDGTYVSELRAMLRPFVFRRYIDFSVIQSLRNMKGMIAREVRRRGLKDNIKLGAGGIREIEFIVQVFQLIRGGREPSLQSRSLLPTLSAINALHLLPDTDAEQLRAAYLYLRRLENLLQSINDEQTQTLPGDELNRARLAWGMNVDDWAQLTDVLAGHMDNVRRVFNELIGDDEAETQEESLSEQWRELWQDALQEDDTTPVLTHLADDDRRRVLSLIADFRKELDKRTIGPRGRQVLDHLMPHLLSDVCSRDDASVPLSRITPLLVGIVTRTTYLELLSEFPGALKHLISLCAASPMIASQLARYPLLLDELLDPNTLYQPTATDAYRDELRQYLLRVPEDDEEQQLEALRQFKQTQLLRIAAADIAGTLPVMKVSDHLTWLAEAIIDAVVQQAWAQMVARYGQPTHLSEREGRGFAVVGYGKLGGWELGYSSDLDLIFLHDCPMDVMTDGEREIDGRQFYLRLSQRIMHLFSTRTSSGILYEVDARLRPSGAAGMLVTSTDAFADYQRNEAWTWEHQALVRARVVYGDPQLTSQFDAIRRDIMTLVRDGKTLQTDVREMREKMRAHLGNKHRDRFDIKADEGGITDIEFITQYLVLRYAHEKPKLTRWSDNVRILELLAQNDIMDEQEALALTRAYTTLRDELHHLALQELPGHVPPEHFDAERTLVRDSWQKWLVAE from the coding sequence ATGAAGCAGCTCTCTTCACCGTTACAGCAGTACTGGCCGACCGTTGTTGAGCGGCTGCCAGCAGTAATATCTGAGTCCTCGCTTAGCGTGCAGGCGAAGTCAGTGCTTACATTCAGTGATTTTGTCCGTGACAGTATTATTGCCCATCCCGAATGGTTGGTAGAACTGGAAAGCGCGCCACCTCAGGCGGACGAATGGCAACACTATGCCCCCTGGTTACAGCAGGCGTTGACCGACGTCAGCGATGAAAACACGCTGATGCGTGAGCTACGCCTGTTTCGCCGTCGCATTATGGTGCGTATCGCCTGGGCGCAGACGCTGTCGTTGATGACGGAAGAGTGTATCTTGCAGCAGTTAAGCCATCTGGCTGAAACGCTGATCGTCGCCGCGCGCGACTGGTTATACGCTGTCTGCTGCCGTGAGTGGGGAACGCCTTGTAATCCTGAAGGTATTGCGCAGCCACTGCTGATTTTAGGCATGGGGAAACTGGGCGGCGGCGAGCTGAATTTTTCCTCTGATATTGACCTGATTTTTGCCTGGCCGGAGCACGGCAGTACGCAGGGCGGGCGTCGAGAGCTGGATAACGCGCAGTTCTTTACCCGTATGGGCCAGCGGCTCATCAAAGTGTTGGATCAGCCCACCATGGACGGGTTTGTCTATCGAGTGGATATGCGCTTACGTCCGTTTGGCGACAGCGGCCCGCTGGTGCTGAGCTTCTCCGCGCTGGAGGATTATTACCAGGAACAAGGCCGCGACTGGGAACGCTATGCGATGGTCAAAGCCCGCATTATGGGCGACTCCGACGGTACTTACGTCAGCGAACTTCGCGCCATGCTGCGGCCTTTTGTCTTCCGTCGCTATATTGATTTCAGCGTGATCCAGTCTCTGCGTAACATGAAAGGGATGATTGCCCGGGAAGTGCGGCGCCGTGGCCTGAAAGACAACATCAAGCTGGGGGCGGGCGGCATTCGTGAAATCGAATTTATCGTACAGGTATTCCAACTGATTCGCGGTGGGCGTGAGCCGTCGCTGCAATCCCGCTCGCTGTTACCAACGCTTAGCGCCATCAATGCGCTGCACCTGCTGCCAGATACCGACGCGGAACAACTGCGAGCAGCCTATCTCTATTTACGCCGCCTGGAAAACCTGCTGCAAAGCATCAATGATGAACAGACCCAGACGCTGCCGGGCGATGAACTGAATCGCGCGCGGCTGGCGTGGGGGATGAACGTCGATGATTGGGCGCAGTTAACCGATGTACTGGCCGGTCATATGGACAACGTGCGTCGGGTATTTAACGAGCTGATTGGCGATGATGAAGCCGAAACCCAGGAAGAGTCGCTGTCAGAACAGTGGCGCGAACTGTGGCAGGACGCCTTACAGGAAGATGACACCACGCCGGTGCTGACGCATCTGGCGGATGACGATCGCCGACGCGTGCTGTCGCTGATTGCTGATTTTCGCAAAGAGCTGGATAAACGCACTATTGGTCCACGCGGACGCCAGGTGCTGGATCATTTAATGCCGCATCTGCTGAGCGATGTATGTTCGCGCGACGATGCCTCAGTACCGCTGTCGCGCATCACGCCGCTACTGGTGGGAATTGTGACCCGCACGACCTATCTGGAGCTGTTGAGCGAATTCCCTGGGGCGCTTAAGCATCTGATTTCGTTATGCGCCGCTTCGCCGATGATCGCCAGCCAGCTGGCGCGGTATCCGCTGTTGCTCGACGAACTGCTGGATCCGAACACCCTGTATCAACCCACCGCGACGGATGCCTACCGTGATGAGCTGCGCCAGTATTTGCTGCGCGTGCCGGAAGATGACGAAGAGCAGCAACTGGAAGCGCTGCGTCAGTTTAAGCAAACGCAGCTGTTGCGTATTGCTGCGGCTGATATCGCCGGAACGCTGCCGGTGATGAAGGTGAGCGACCACTTAACCTGGCTGGCGGAAGCCATTATCGATGCGGTAGTCCAGCAGGCGTGGGCGCAGATGGTCGCTCGCTATGGGCAACCGACCCATCTTAGCGAGCGCGAAGGGCGCGGTTTTGCCGTCGTCGGTTATGGCAAACTGGGCGGCTGGGAGTTGGGTTACAGCTCGGATCTCGATTTGATCTTCCTGCATGACTGTCCGATGGACGTGATGACGGACGGTGAGCGTGAGATTGACGGGCGACAGTTCTATCTGCGTTTGTCGCAGCGCATTATGCATCTCTTCAGTACCCGCACCTCGTCCGGTATTTTGTACGAAGTGGATGCGCGGCTGCGTCCGTCCGGCGCGGCGGGAATGCTGGTGACATCAACCGACGCTTTCGCCGATTACCAGCGCAACGAAGCCTGGACATGGGAGCATCAGGCGCTGGTGCGTGCGCGCGTGGTCTACGGCGACCCGCAGTTGACCTCTCAGTTTGATGCGATTCGCCGCGATATTATGACCCTCGTCCGCGATGGCAAAACCTTGCAAACCGACGTGCGTGAAATGCGTGAGAAAATGCGTGCCCATTTGGGCAATAAGCATCGCGATCGTTTTGATATCAAAGCGGATGAAGGTGGCATCACCGACATTGAGTTTATTACGCAATATCTGGTGTTGCGTTATGCGCATGAAAAACCGAAGCTGACGCGCTGGTCGGATAACGTGCGCATCCTGGAATTGCTGGCGCAAAACGACATTATGGATGAGCAGGAAGCGCTGGCGCTTACCCGTGCTTATACGACGCTGCGCGATGAACTTCACCATCTTGCGTTGCAGGAACTTCCGGGCCATGTGCCGCCGGAGCACTTCGACGCTGAACGTACACTGGTGCGTGACAGCTGGCAGAAGTGGCTGGTTGCCGAGTGA